From Amycolatopsis sp. YIM 10, the proteins below share one genomic window:
- a CDS encoding U32 family peptidase, producing the protein MQRFRSLLGELGFAESDHELPTSTKRFPDGAQYRVEIPSVEGPEVFDAVLAEATARDVPVHRVSQGSGGMLLTKAELHRMAETGAGARTEVSLFARPLAGWSTGAAALASGAGALAAQARGTEQLVHNLADIARSADAGVRSVLITDLGTLELAAACRDRGLLPASLQFKISVQMGLSNPVSIRLAQRVGADTYNVPTDLSLGQLAAVRAAVDLPLDIYLEAPDDQGGFIRHFEIAEIVRVAAPVYLKFGLRNSPNIYPSGSHLTDVAIRLARERVRRAEIGLALLAELMPDAVMSELGAEGIALPEPLNQGATR; encoded by the coding sequence GTGCAGAGATTCCGCAGCTTGCTCGGCGAACTCGGGTTCGCCGAATCCGACCACGAACTGCCCACCAGCACCAAGCGCTTCCCGGACGGTGCCCAGTACCGGGTGGAGATCCCCAGCGTCGAAGGCCCGGAGGTGTTCGACGCGGTACTGGCCGAGGCGACCGCGCGCGACGTGCCGGTGCACCGGGTTTCCCAGGGCAGCGGGGGAATGCTGCTCACCAAGGCCGAGCTGCACCGGATGGCCGAGACCGGCGCCGGCGCGCGCACCGAGGTGAGCCTGTTCGCGCGGCCGCTCGCCGGCTGGTCCACCGGTGCCGCCGCGCTGGCCTCCGGGGCGGGCGCGCTCGCCGCGCAGGCACGGGGCACCGAGCAGCTCGTGCACAACCTGGCCGACATCGCCCGGTCCGCCGACGCGGGCGTGCGCAGCGTGCTGATCACCGATCTCGGCACCCTGGAACTGGCCGCCGCGTGCCGTGACCGAGGCCTGCTCCCGGCGAGCCTGCAGTTCAAGATCAGTGTCCAGATGGGACTGTCCAACCCGGTCTCGATCCGGCTGGCGCAGCGGGTCGGCGCGGACACCTACAACGTGCCGACCGACCTGAGCCTCGGGCAGCTCGCCGCCGTCCGGGCCGCGGTTGACCTGCCGCTGGACATCTACCTGGAGGCCCCGGACGACCAGGGCGGGTTCATCCGGCACTTCGAGATCGCCGAAATCGTCCGGGTGGCCGCACCCGTGTACCTCAAGTTCGGCCTGCGCAACTCGCCGAACATCTATCCCAGCGGCTCGCACCTGACCGACGTGGCCATCCGGCTGGCCCGCGAACGGGTGCGGCGCGCGGAGATCGGCCTGGCGCTG